The following proteins are encoded in a genomic region of Galbibacter sp. BG1:
- a CDS encoding inorganic phosphate transporter produces MENIYLLMIVALAILAVADLVVGVSNDAVNFLNSAIGSKAISFKSIMVIASIGIFIGAVFSSGMMEVARKGIFIPKEFMFNEIMVIFMAVMITDILLLDFFNTLGMPTSTTVSIVFELLGAAVAVALIKIAGNDTETMADLSKYINSDQALVIISGILLSVVIAFTVGAFVQFISRLIFSFQYEKKMKYFGALFGGIALTGITYFIFMKGLKGTPYYSDLKTYTEGNEAYVLIGSFIVWTLFSQLYMSLFKKDILVIVIAMGTFGLALAFSGNDLVNFIGVPMAAYHSYEAWVASGIAPDQFAMGSLAEKVPTEPLLLFIAGGVMVLTLWFSKKARSVAETEIGLSRQNEGKEKFQPNLLSRWIVRASTKTNLGINMLISKEMQQKINSKFEKPTVAISKDKSNDAPAFDLIRASVNLMIAGILISIATSMKLPLSTTYVTFMVAMGTSLADRAWGRESAVYRVAGVFNVIGGWFFTAIIAFVAASVMAYLIFIGGPAAIAILLFFAVVLLARNYINYKKKSNVSKEEDSLNRAESSSIQGVIEESADNIAAVANRANKIYSGAITGLAKEDLKLLKKSKKGNAKLTSEIDELQESVFYFIKNLDDSSVGASHFYINVLGYLQDMAQSLEYIGKASYKHVNNNHKKLKFNQTRELLDLQNEIQSLFNNIKKSFDARAFEDINQMIEEKQGLLQSVSQKIEKQISRTRTEESSPKNTSLYFSLLTETKDLVVATMNLLELYSDQYDASVPQPVINTEDPEK; encoded by the coding sequence ATGGAGAATATCTATTTGTTAATGATTGTTGCACTTGCCATTCTGGCGGTTGCAGACCTAGTTGTTGGTGTTAGTAACGATGCCGTTAACTTTTTAAACTCGGCCATTGGTTCCAAAGCCATTTCCTTTAAATCCATTATGGTTATTGCCAGTATTGGGATTTTTATTGGAGCTGTTTTCTCAAGTGGGATGATGGAAGTTGCGCGAAAGGGGATTTTTATTCCGAAGGAGTTTATGTTCAACGAGATTATGGTGATTTTTATGGCCGTAATGATAACGGATATTCTTCTGCTGGACTTCTTCAATACCCTTGGGATGCCAACGTCTACAACAGTTTCCATTGTTTTTGAATTACTTGGAGCCGCAGTAGCCGTAGCACTTATAAAAATTGCCGGGAACGATACCGAAACCATGGCAGACCTTTCAAAATACATCAATTCGGATCAAGCCTTGGTCATTATCTCGGGAATCCTACTTTCCGTAGTAATTGCCTTTACAGTTGGGGCCTTTGTTCAATTTATATCCCGACTCATTTTTTCCTTTCAGTACGAAAAGAAAATGAAATATTTCGGGGCTTTGTTCGGCGGAATTGCCTTAACGGGAATCACTTACTTCATTTTTATGAAAGGACTAAAAGGAACTCCTTATTATTCCGATTTAAAAACTTATACGGAAGGAAACGAAGCGTATGTGCTTATAGGAAGTTTTATCGTTTGGACCTTATTCTCCCAATTGTATATGTCTTTATTTAAAAAAGACATTTTGGTGATTGTAATCGCCATGGGAACCTTTGGTTTAGCCCTCGCCTTTTCTGGAAACGACTTGGTAAACTTTATCGGGGTGCCAATGGCTGCTTACCACTCTTATGAAGCTTGGGTGGCTTCTGGTATTGCACCAGACCAGTTCGCTATGGGATCGTTGGCAGAAAAAGTTCCTACAGAACCTTTATTGCTTTTTATCGCCGGTGGTGTTATGGTGCTTACCTTGTGGTTTTCTAAAAAAGCACGTTCGGTAGCCGAAACAGAAATAGGCTTGTCCAGACAAAATGAAGGCAAAGAAAAATTTCAGCCCAATTTACTTTCTAGATGGATTGTTAGGGCATCGACCAAAACAAACTTGGGAATCAATATGTTGATTTCTAAAGAAATGCAACAAAAAATAAACTCTAAATTCGAAAAACCGACAGTAGCAATTAGTAAAGACAAAAGCAATGATGCCCCCGCATTCGACCTTATAAGAGCTTCTGTAAACCTTATGATTGCTGGTATCTTAATTTCTATTGCAACTTCCATGAAATTACCACTTTCTACAACCTATGTTACTTTTATGGTGGCCATGGGTACCTCTTTGGCCGATAGGGCTTGGGGACGTGAAAGTGCAGTATACCGTGTTGCCGGAGTATTTAACGTTATCGGTGGATGGTTTTTTACCGCAATTATCGCATTTGTTGCAGCTTCTGTAATGGCGTACCTTATTTTTATAGGAGGGCCAGCAGCGATAGCTATTCTTTTATTTTTCGCGGTAGTTCTTTTGGCTAGAAACTACATTAACTACAAGAAAAAATCGAATGTAAGTAAAGAAGAAGACAGCTTAAACAGGGCCGAAAGCAGCTCCATTCAAGGAGTTATTGAAGAAAGTGCCGATAATATTGCAGCAGTAGCCAATAGAGCCAATAAAATTTATTCTGGCGCGATTACCGGACTCGCCAAGGAGGATTTAAAACTATTGAAGAAATCCAAAAAAGGAAATGCGAAGCTTACTTCTGAAATCGATGAGCTTCAAGAAAGCGTATTTTACTTTATAAAAAATTTAGATGATTCCAGTGTAGGAGCCAGTCATTTTTACATCAATGTGCTCGGTTACCTTCAAGACATGGCGCAATCTTTGGAATATATCGGGAAGGCGTCTTACAAACATGTAAATAACAATCATAAAAAATTAAAATTCAATCAAACCCGTGAATTGTTAGATCTTCAAAACGAAATACAATCTCTCTTCAATAATATTAAGAAGAGTTTCGATGCCCGTGCTTTTGAAGATATTAATCAAATGATTGAAGAAAAACAAGGGTTGTTGCAAAGTGTGAGTCAGAAAATAGAAAAGCAAATTTCTAGAACCCGCACGGAAGAATCGAGCCCGAAAAACACCTCTTTATATTTCAGTTTATTAACGGAAACCAAAGATCTTGTGGTAGCCACCATGAATCTTTTAGAGCTGTACTCAGATCAGTACGATGCCTCTGTACCACAACCAGTTATAAATACAGAAGACCCTGAAAAGTAA
- a CDS encoding SDR family oxidoreductase: MERVLVAGANGTTGKIVVELLNKSQYFTPIAMVRKEEQLKQFKDKNIETVLADLQEDLAHTVKDIDKVVFTAGSGGKNVVEVDQEGAKRLIDVSKVADVKKFVMLSSMGADEPESVEKLQEYLKAKQKADIHLKESGLNYAIVRPGSLNNEKPSGKIELKEKLNKRGEISRADVAQTLVRALHDDTANKETFEILEGEVLIAEALEKVE, translated from the coding sequence ATGGAAAGAGTATTAGTAGCCGGTGCCAACGGTACCACAGGAAAAATAGTAGTAGAACTTTTAAATAAATCGCAATATTTTACTCCCATTGCCATGGTGCGCAAAGAGGAGCAGTTAAAGCAGTTTAAGGATAAGAATATTGAAACCGTGTTAGCAGATTTACAAGAGGATCTCGCACATACCGTAAAAGATATTGATAAGGTTGTATTTACGGCAGGTTCTGGCGGAAAAAATGTAGTGGAAGTAGACCAAGAAGGTGCAAAGAGGTTAATTGATGTTTCTAAAGTAGCCGATGTAAAAAAGTTTGTAATGTTGAGCTCCATGGGGGCAGACGAGCCTGAATCGGTAGAAAAATTGCAGGAATATTTAAAAGCGAAGCAAAAAGCCGATATTCATTTAAAGGAAAGCGGACTAAATTATGCCATCGTACGGCCTGGGTCTTTAAATAATGAAAAACCATCCGGTAAAATTGAGCTTAAGGAAAAATTGAATAAGCGAGGGGAGATTAGTAGAGCTGATGTTGCCCAAACTTTAGTTAGGGCACTGCACGATGATACTGCTAATAAGGAAACCTTTGAGATTCTAGAAGGAGAAGTACTTATTGCGGAAGCTTTGGAAAAGGTTGAATAA
- a CDS encoding ribonucleoside-diphosphate reductase subunit alpha: MYVIKRDGRQEPIMFDKITARVRKLCYGLNELVDPVKVAMRVIEGLYDGVTTSELDNLAAEIAATMTTTHPDYARLAARISVSNLHKNTKKSFSETMTDLYEYVNPRTGKKAPLLSDEVYKVIEEHGDKLDSMIIYNRDFGYDYFGFKTLERSYLLKLNGKIAERPQHMLMRVSVGIHLDDIDSVLETYELMSKKYFTHATPTLFNSGTPKPQMSSCFLLTTKEDSIDGIYDTLKQTAKISQSAGGIGLSIHNIRATGSYIAGTNGTSNGIVPMLKVFNDTARYVDQGGGKRKGSFAIYIEPWHADIFDFLDLKKNHGKEEMRARDLFYAMWMSDLFMKRVEENAEWTLMCPNECPGLCDVHSEEFEALYTKYEAEGKGRKTIKARELWEKILESQIETGTPYMLYKDAANRKSNQKNLGTIRSSNLCTEIMEYTSPDEVAVCNLASIALPMFVKGTEFDHKELFKVTKRVTRNLNRVIDRNYYPVKEAENSNMRHRPIGLGVQGLADTFIKLRMPFTSDEAKKLNQDIFETLYYASVTASMEMAKEEGVYQSYEGSPISQGEFQHNLWGIKDDELSGNWDWEKLRKDVKKNGVRNSLLMAPMPTASTSQILGNNECFEPYTSNIYTRRVLSGEFIVVNKHLLEDLVELGLWTEELKQELMRANGSIQHIETIPQEIRELYKTVWELSMKDIIDMSRHRGYFIDQSQSLNLFMEGANYAKLTSMHFYAWKSGLKTGMYYLRTKSAVDAIKFTLDNTKKTEKVPAEAAEVKAEATAKAAPVAVEPLSPQELKEMLAKSRDAEDDDCLMCGS; the protein is encoded by the coding sequence ATGTATGTAATTAAAAGAGACGGTAGACAAGAACCCATTATGTTCGACAAAATTACGGCTCGTGTTCGTAAGCTTTGTTATGGGTTGAACGAATTGGTAGATCCCGTAAAAGTGGCGATGCGAGTTATCGAAGGGCTTTACGACGGGGTGACCACATCGGAGTTGGATAATTTGGCGGCAGAAATTGCTGCTACCATGACAACTACACATCCAGACTATGCGCGTTTGGCGGCAAGGATTTCAGTTTCCAATCTTCATAAAAACACCAAAAAGTCGTTTTCTGAAACGATGACGGATCTTTATGAATATGTAAATCCGCGTACCGGTAAAAAAGCTCCTTTGCTTTCCGACGAAGTTTACAAAGTCATAGAGGAGCATGGCGACAAATTGGATTCCATGATTATTTATAACCGGGATTTTGGGTACGATTATTTCGGATTCAAAACCTTGGAGCGATCCTATCTTTTAAAGTTAAACGGAAAAATTGCAGAACGTCCTCAACATATGTTAATGCGTGTTTCCGTAGGGATTCACCTAGACGATATAGACAGTGTGCTGGAAACATACGAGCTCATGTCTAAAAAATATTTTACACACGCTACGCCTACATTATTCAATTCTGGGACACCAAAACCGCAAATGTCGTCTTGCTTCTTGTTAACTACCAAAGAAGATAGTATAGATGGGATTTACGATACTTTAAAGCAAACAGCTAAAATATCGCAGTCTGCCGGTGGTATTGGGCTTTCTATACATAACATCCGCGCTACAGGAAGTTATATAGCAGGAACCAATGGTACTTCCAACGGGATTGTTCCTATGTTAAAGGTTTTTAACGATACAGCACGTTACGTAGATCAAGGAGGAGGAAAGCGTAAAGGGTCTTTCGCCATTTATATTGAACCATGGCATGCCGATATTTTTGACTTTCTTGATCTTAAAAAGAACCATGGTAAAGAAGAAATGCGCGCCCGCGATCTTTTCTATGCCATGTGGATGTCCGATTTATTTATGAAACGTGTTGAAGAGAACGCGGAATGGACATTGATGTGCCCTAACGAATGTCCGGGACTATGCGATGTGCACAGTGAAGAATTTGAGGCGCTTTATACTAAATATGAAGCCGAAGGAAAAGGACGAAAAACCATAAAGGCGAGAGAGCTTTGGGAGAAAATTTTAGAATCTCAAATTGAAACGGGAACGCCTTATATGCTTTACAAAGATGCGGCCAATAGAAAATCGAACCAAAAGAACCTAGGGACTATTCGATCTTCTAACTTATGTACCGAAATTATGGAGTACACCTCCCCAGATGAGGTAGCGGTATGTAATTTGGCGTCCATAGCTCTGCCTATGTTTGTAAAAGGCACAGAGTTCGATCATAAAGAACTGTTTAAAGTTACCAAGCGTGTTACCAGAAACCTTAACCGGGTAATCGATAGAAATTACTATCCTGTTAAAGAAGCAGAAAACTCCAATATGCGCCATAGACCTATTGGTTTAGGGGTGCAAGGGTTGGCCGATACGTTTATTAAATTGCGTATGCCTTTTACTTCAGATGAAGCTAAAAAATTAAATCAAGATATTTTTGAAACCCTTTATTATGCTTCTGTAACCGCTTCTATGGAAATGGCAAAAGAAGAAGGGGTGTATCAATCTTACGAGGGGTCACCAATTTCTCAAGGGGAATTTCAGCATAACTTATGGGGGATTAAAGATGATGAACTTTCCGGCAATTGGGATTGGGAAAAATTGAGAAAAGATGTAAAGAAAAACGGAGTTAGAAACTCTTTGTTAATGGCGCCAATGCCTACTGCTTCCACTTCTCAAATTCTTGGTAACAACGAATGTTTCGAGCCTTACACATCAAATATTTACACAAGAAGAGTTCTTTCAGGGGAATTTATTGTGGTAAACAAGCATTTGTTGGAGGATTTAGTAGAACTCGGACTTTGGACAGAGGAATTGAAGCAGGAGTTAATGAGAGCCAATGGTTCTATTCAGCATATTGAAACCATTCCGCAGGAAATTAGAGAGCTTTATAAAACGGTTTGGGAGCTTAGTATGAAAGATATTATCGATATGTCCCGCCACAGAGGATACTTTATCGATCAGTCGCAGTCGCTTAACCTGTTTATGGAAGGTGCCAATTATGCCAAGCTTACCTCTATGCACTTTTATGCTTGGAAGAGCGGATTGAAGACAGGAATGTATTACCTCAGAACAAAATCTGCTGTAGATGCGATTAAATTTACATTAGACAACACTAAGAAAACAGAAAAAGTACCAGCAGAAGCTGCAGAAGTTAAAGCTGAGGCAACTGCAAAAGCCGCTCCGGTGGCAGTAGAGCCTTTATCACCACAGGAGTTGAAGGAGATGTTGGCAAAATCGAGAGATGCCGAGGATGATGACTGCTTAATGTGTGGATCTTAG